A DNA window from Trichosurus vulpecula isolate mTriVul1 chromosome 2, mTriVul1.pri, whole genome shotgun sequence contains the following coding sequences:
- the LOC118839951 gene encoding zinc finger protein OZF-like isoform X2: MWEILNYEKTLTDHQRIFTGVKPFECNECGKAFSIRTSLISHQRIHTGVKPFECNECGKAFTERSHPISHQRIHTGVKPFECNECQKAFTWRRNLLSHQRIHTGVKPFECKECGKAFLRKAHLIIHERTHTGMKPFECDKCGKAFIRKEYLITHQRIHTGVKPFKCNECGKAFRERGNLNSHKRIHTKVDHFNMMNVAKPSVKGTTLLTTREFTLD; encoded by the coding sequence ATGTGGGAAATCCTTAACTACGAAAAAACCCTCACTGATCATCAGAGAATCTTTACTGGAgtgaaaccctttgaatgtaatgaatgtggcaaaGCTTTCTCTATAAGGACATCCCTTATTagccatcagagaattcatactggagtgaaaccttttgaatgtaatgaatgtgggaaagccttcactgAGAGGAGCCACCCTATTagccatcagagaatccacactggagtaaaaccttttgaatgtaacgAATGTCAAAAAGCCTTCACTTGGAGGAGAAATCTTCTTagccatcagagaatccacactggagtgaaaccctttgaatgtaaggaatgtgggaaggcctttctTCGAAAGGCACACCTTATTATCCATGAGAGAACTCATACTGGAATGAAACCCTTTGAATGTGataaatgtgggaaagccttcattcGGAAGGAATATCTTATTACCcaccagagaatccacactggagtgAAACCctttaaatgtaatgaatgtggcaaaGCCTTCAGAGAGAGGGGCAACCTTAATAGCCATAAGAGAATTCACACGAAAGTGGACCATTTCAATATGATGAATGTGGCAAAGCCTTCAGTGAAAGGGACAACCTTATTAACCACGAGAGAATTCACGTTGGATTAA